The sequence CCGTTTTCAAGGTTATAGAGGAGAAGCTGAGGGATCTCATGGAGAGAAAGGAGGAATTGAGGAGGAATGGGGTGAGATTCAGGATAGTGGGGAAGAGGGAGCTTCTCCCCAACCGCATCAGGGAACTCGCTGAGGAGCTGGAGACCATGACCAATGACTTCGGAAGTAAGACCCTGAATCTAGCGGTGGCCTACGGTGGTAGAGCGGAGATAGTGGATGCCGTCAGGAAGATAGCCAGAGAAGTGGCGGAGGGTAAGCTTGGACCGGAGGAAATAGATGAGAATGTCATAAGGTCCCACCTCTATGCCCCGGATCTTCCCGACCCGGACCTCATAATCAGGACATCAGGAGAGGAGAGGCTGAGCAACTTCCTACTGTGGCAATCCGCCTATTCAGAGCTGTACTTCTGCGAGGTCTATCTACCGGAGTTGAGGAAGATAGATATCTTAAGGGCGATAAGAGACTATCAAAGGAGGAAGAGGAGGTTTGGAGGCTAGAGAACCCAAGATAGATATAGGAGGCGCTATACTTGACTTGAACGTGCTCAGGGATGAGTACGGCATAAGAACGGATCTAACTCATCAGGTGAAGGTTGAGGGGCTGGATGGACGACTCACTAGGCTAATGAAAGTGATGATTCCTGACTTTAACGTGTACCTATTGGAGACTCCCTACATCCTGAGGTACATATCTCATCCGCACATAGCGGGTGAATCGCTCGAAGTCCTCCTTTCGGAGAACTCTTCCCTTCTCAAGAGGATAGTGGGCAGATTCACCCTCCAGAGGTTCGGCAGGATAGTGGCTGCTGAGAGTCTGGTAAGGAAGATGGGACTGGACATACCACTTTTAGACGATCTCAGGGACCTCTCCGACGTCGTCGCAATAGTGGCCACTCCTATCAGCAGGGAGAGAGTGGAGGTCCTAGAATCCAGTATCAGGGAGAAAGGAGGGAGGTTGAGGGTCATCCTTTTTCTGGGGCCCCTGAGTTGGGACGATATGAACATCTTGGGGGACGAGGCCAACTCCCTTGGCGTGGATTCGATATTCCTCTCTCCTGCTTTGCTCGGGAGCAGGGACAGCAGGGGAGCTCTCGTCGCTTACGGCATCGATATAGGTCTGCTTAGGCGCGGGAAGGTGGTCGAGCTGGGATCGGTGGTGGATAAAATCACCCTCTGCAGGCTGCTCAAAGATTACCCTCCGGGCATAGATATGTCCGGTCTGAGGGAGAGGATCCAACCAGATCTGAATTACCTCAGATCGATCTTGGAGGACATACTTTTCCTCCTAGAGCAACCGGTCTTCGATCCTTGGCAGATAGAGATCCTGATGAGGGAGGCCAAGAACCTGAGGAGGCAGCTGATGAGGTA is a genomic window of Thermoproteota archaeon containing:
- the uppS gene encoding polyprenyl diphosphate synthase, with the translated sequence MLEMPLYKRYLESKVREGEIPKHVALILDGNRRFAQKLGLDYLNAYRMGASRTEELLDWLLELGVDHVTLYAFSTENFSRPKEQVEAVFKVIEEKLRDLMERKEELRRNGVRFRIVGKRELLPNRIRELAEELETMTNDFGSKTLNLAVAYGGRAEIVDAVRKIAREVAEGKLGPEEIDENVIRSHLYAPDLPDPDLIIRTSGEERLSNFLLWQSAYSELYFCEVYLPELRKIDILRAIRDYQRRKRRFGG